In Pseudobacter ginsenosidimutans, the following are encoded in one genomic region:
- a CDS encoding GDYXXLXY domain-containing protein: protein MKRYQLFIILLNLVLALGIYHYSVMEKEKTLATGKLVLLELAPVDPRSLMQGDYMSLRYAIANEINENVPRKGYYVITLDSGLVARRQRIQAGRQPLNSGEYLIQYHTDSWRHSLGAEDYFFQEGRADTFAIARYGGLRIDDKGNSILVGLYDEKKKLIQ, encoded by the coding sequence ATGAAAAGATACCAGCTCTTCATCATCCTGCTGAACCTTGTACTGGCGCTCGGTATCTACCATTACTCCGTAATGGAAAAAGAGAAAACACTGGCAACGGGCAAACTGGTTTTGCTGGAACTGGCGCCGGTGGATCCCCGCTCACTCATGCAGGGAGATTACATGAGCCTCCGCTACGCCATTGCCAATGAGATCAATGAGAACGTTCCGCGCAAAGGTTACTACGTGATCACGCTCGATTCCGGCCTGGTAGCACGCAGACAGCGGATCCAGGCGGGGCGTCAACCGCTGAACTCCGGGGAATACCTGATCCAATATCATACTGACTCCTGGCGGCATTCCCTGGGCGCGGAGGATTATTTCTTCCAGGAAGGCAGGGCTGATACATTTGCCATCGCCAGGTATGGCGGCCTCCGGATAGATGATAAAGGGAACAGTATTCTGGTAGGTCTTTACGACGAAAAAAAGAAACTCATTCAATAG
- a CDS encoding DUF2157 domain-containing protein: MTTPDREDIHLLSRHSNLPVASIRSALRNFVYSGKDAWQQFLKILFLSLGAGFMLAGVIFFFAYNWDALHKFVKLGIIEGLVILFTLTALLIRKNLLVRNILLTAASVMIGVLFAVFGQVYQTGADAYDLFLNWTLCTLLWVIVAGFAPLWLIWLALVNITVQLYLRQTGADLSEMTAPLLLFLVNAIGLAVTLLLKHFGSGSIPQWFIIVLALAGATVATIGVSTGIFGRMSISFTLLLAAVIISYAGIIYYAFKQQSVFFIAVTGFSMMIILCAGILEIANPTTGSVLLVCIFLGAGTTMLIKSLLTLQKQWSHEKAA; encoded by the coding sequence ATGACTACTCCTGACAGGGAAGACATCCATCTTTTGAGCAGGCATAGTAATCTGCCTGTTGCCTCAATCCGGTCTGCATTGCGCAATTTTGTGTATAGTGGAAAGGATGCCTGGCAACAGTTCCTGAAAATATTGTTCCTGAGCCTGGGCGCCGGCTTCATGCTGGCAGGTGTGATCTTTTTCTTCGCCTACAACTGGGATGCCCTGCACAAATTTGTGAAGCTCGGTATCATCGAGGGGCTGGTGATCCTGTTTACACTAACTGCCCTGCTCATACGAAAAAATTTGCTGGTCCGGAATATACTGCTCACAGCAGCATCCGTGATGATCGGCGTTTTATTTGCCGTATTCGGGCAGGTATACCAGACTGGAGCCGACGCCTATGACCTCTTCCTGAACTGGACGCTCTGCACTCTCCTCTGGGTGATAGTTGCCGGTTTCGCACCACTCTGGCTGATCTGGCTCGCATTGGTGAATATCACGGTTCAGCTGTATCTCCGGCAAACAGGAGCCGATCTTTCTGAAATGACTGCCCCGCTCCTGCTCTTCCTGGTGAATGCCATCGGCCTGGCAGTGACACTGCTGCTGAAACATTTCGGATCAGGATCAATCCCACAATGGTTCATCATTGTTCTGGCACTGGCCGGAGCAACGGTGGCTACCATTGGCGTAAGCACAGGCATCTTTGGCAGGATGAGCATCTCTTTCACACTATTGCTGGCTGCCGTGATCATCAGCTATGCCGGTATCATTTATTATGCTTTTAAACAACAAAGCGTTTTTTTCATTGCCGTGACCGGCTTCAGTATGATGATCATCCTCTGTGCCGGCATACTGGAAATAGCTAATCCCACTACCGGTTCTGTATTGCTGGTTTGTATTTTCCTCGGAGCCGGCACCACGATGCTCATCAAATCATTGCTCACCCTTCAAAAACAATGGAGCCATGAAAAAGCAGCCTGA
- a CDS encoding PLP-dependent cysteine synthase family protein, which yields MIQIGNTPLIKLSRLQEHGAAEVFVKIESANPTGSMKDRMALLMIEGAEKRGDLRPGGTVVEYTGGSTGSSLAMICAAKGYKAHFVSSDAFADEKLRTMRAFGAELEIFPSHNGSITASLIASMIERARELSKEPNTFWTDQFNNEDNRNAYHEMAAEIIRAMGPDIAEFITGVGTGGSFSGNAEIMKRELPGIRCIAIEPLHVRALSGGEISGKHRLEGIGAGFVPSICRLDLADEIVAVADEDAYEMARKLTRVEGICAGITGGANVWVALQRARALGVGKKIVTILPDTGLKYLNGDLYR from the coding sequence ATGATACAGATCGGTAATACGCCGTTGATCAAGCTGTCTCGCCTGCAGGAACACGGAGCGGCTGAAGTTTTTGTAAAAATAGAAAGTGCTAATCCTACAGGCAGTATGAAAGACAGGATGGCGCTGTTGATGATCGAAGGGGCGGAAAAGCGTGGTGATCTGCGTCCCGGCGGTACTGTAGTGGAGTACACGGGAGGCAGCACGGGCAGCTCACTGGCGATGATCTGTGCAGCGAAAGGTTACAAAGCGCATTTCGTTTCATCGGATGCATTCGCGGATGAAAAACTGCGTACCATGCGCGCCTTCGGTGCTGAGCTGGAAATATTTCCTTCTCATAATGGCAGTATCACTGCTTCACTGATCGCTTCTATGATAGAGCGGGCCAGGGAATTGAGTAAAGAACCGAATACATTCTGGACAGACCAGTTCAACAATGAAGACAATCGCAATGCCTATCACGAAATGGCAGCTGAGATCATCCGCGCCATGGGGCCTGATATTGCAGAGTTCATCACAGGTGTTGGAACAGGCGGCAGTTTTTCCGGCAATGCTGAGATCATGAAGCGCGAATTGCCTGGCATACGATGCATCGCCATAGAACCGCTGCATGTACGTGCACTCTCCGGTGGCGAGATCTCCGGCAAACACCGGCTGGAAGGGATCGGCGCCGGATTCGTACCTTCCATATGCCGTCTCGATCTCGCAGATGAGATCGTAGCAGTTGCAGATGAGGACGCCTATGAAATGGCCCGCAAACTCACCAGGGTGGAAGGTATCTGTGCGGGTATCACCGGCGGCGCCAATGTATGGGTTGCCTTACAACGTGCAAGGGCGCTGGGCGTCGGAAAAAAGATCGTGACCATTCTCCCCGATACCGGATTGAAATACCTTAATGGCGACCTGTACAGATAG
- a CDS encoding DUF4401 domain-containing protein, whose product MKKQPEINAVLEIFRAREGGSLQIDEPALLTAYEKANADRSGIAIKVLTVIGGFLVTCAFLGFLFLADLYNSGLGMAITGFIFVAGALIVKRVYDILILDTFAVSFFICGCLLILLGTMESRMDETAVSLMFIIISLISMLFVQNYMMSFTATCILHAAIIGLIHSFRYRSYLPLESYTGLVILFFTFWLLEEPRIASGNTRLSRLYNPVRLGSLAAILFEGIYLSNDGWLFRTKYSGWISSILAIVCILFLTPKILKRLELHQPAATVIAFTAAILTLAPTFWAPSIAISLLIILLCFYVNYKTGIVAGILALIWFVSDFYYSLSATLLTKSLMMMGTGFFFLLLCLLTHKKLTSK is encoded by the coding sequence ATGAAAAAGCAGCCTGAGATAAATGCAGTCCTGGAAATATTCCGCGCGCGCGAAGGCGGATCCTTACAGATAGATGAACCAGCACTTCTCACCGCTTACGAAAAAGCCAATGCGGACAGGTCGGGCATTGCCATCAAAGTACTTACTGTTATTGGCGGCTTCCTGGTTACCTGTGCATTTTTGGGGTTCCTCTTTTTAGCAGACCTGTACAATTCTGGTCTTGGTATGGCCATTACCGGTTTCATCTTCGTGGCCGGAGCCCTGATCGTAAAAAGAGTATATGACATATTGATACTGGACACATTTGCCGTTTCCTTTTTTATATGTGGCTGCCTCCTGATCCTGCTGGGCACCATGGAAAGCCGGATGGACGAAACGGCTGTTTCCCTGATGTTCATCATCATTTCGCTGATCTCGATGTTATTCGTTCAGAATTACATGATGTCTTTCACTGCTACCTGCATTTTACACGCGGCCATCATAGGTTTGATTCATTCCTTCCGTTACAGGAGTTATCTTCCCCTGGAATCGTATACCGGCCTGGTGATCCTCTTTTTCACTTTCTGGCTATTGGAAGAACCACGCATCGCTTCCGGCAATACCAGGCTTTCACGGCTGTACAACCCCGTTAGGTTAGGTTCGCTTGCGGCCATATTGTTCGAGGGTATCTACTTATCCAACGATGGCTGGCTGTTCCGGACAAAATATAGCGGCTGGATATCTTCCATACTCGCCATTGTCTGCATCCTTTTTTTGACCCCGAAGATCCTGAAGAGATTGGAGTTGCATCAACCTGCGGCAACTGTTATTGCATTCACGGCGGCTATCCTGACCCTGGCACCAACCTTCTGGGCTCCGAGCATTGCCATTTCACTACTGATCATCCTGCTATGTTTTTATGTGAATTACAAAACAGGGATCGTGGCCGGTATCCTGGCGCTGATCTGGTTTGTGAGTGATTTCTATTATTCGCTCAGCGCCACCCTGCTTACTAAGTCGCTCATGATGATGGGTACAGGCTTCTTCTTTCTGCTGCTCTGTTTGCTCACACACAAAAAACTGACATCAAAATGA
- a CDS encoding HD domain-containing protein, producing the protein MDAISTAENLLLPFRSALGADYEKYRNHVLRVFLNCMILDHVPANQERYAIAAVYHDIGIWTDHTFDYLQPSIRQVEKYLSENGKQELIPEISAMIYWHHKIKPYQGEHEQTVEVFRKADWIDVSLGLLSYGGDKKTMASYRSQFPNRGFHFFLVKQAFKNFLKHPLNPIPVFKK; encoded by the coding sequence ATGGATGCCATCAGCACAGCAGAGAATTTGTTATTGCCTTTCAGATCCGCGCTGGGAGCAGATTATGAAAAATACAGGAACCACGTGCTCCGTGTTTTCCTGAACTGCATGATACTTGATCATGTCCCGGCCAACCAGGAACGCTACGCCATTGCAGCCGTTTATCATGATATCGGTATCTGGACGGACCACACCTTCGACTACCTGCAACCCTCTATCAGACAGGTCGAAAAATATCTTTCAGAAAATGGAAAACAGGAACTCATTCCGGAGATCAGTGCAATGATCTACTGGCATCATAAGATCAAACCCTATCAGGGAGAGCATGAGCAAACAGTGGAAGTTTTCCGTAAAGCTGACTGGATAGACGTTTCACTGGGCCTGCTTTCATATGGAGGCGATAAGAAAACGATGGCATCGTACAGAAGCCAGTTTCCCAATCGCGGCTTCCATTTCTTTCTGGTGAAACAGGCTTTTAAGAATTTTCTGAAACACCCGTTGAACCCGATCCCGGTTTTCAAAAAATGA
- a CDS encoding ABC transporter permease: MIKSFLRISWRNTWKNRSFTLISLSSLILGITLFFLISLWARDELSFDAGFANGPAVCRVETQLITPDGGSETTSTAGWPVGKHLRADYPDIASLTYLRNWRPIIKHQQAFYYEKALLADEHFFSVFGYPLQEGSAATALKDPFSLVISAALKEKYFGSVDALGKVLVLDDSVQYRITGVFGELPENSHLKFDMIGSFASFCSMYPLDCEQEFASGWFDLNVYNYVKLQNSNSVLATQAKISNLVLEAGKEAVAFTGFKSTLSLRPVQDIYLYSDASTAGGPVGSIKMVKLFGGIGLFILLIACLNFINLSTAKSVERAKEIGVQKVLGSSRGKLILQFLTEAAFLCLFAAGISLLLTLLLLQPFNQFTGKSFTWLDIISLSNLSSLFFTILILIPLAGFYPALVLSGFKPISVLKGNFGRSNSGALLRKALVITQFIISAGLIMATIIMWRQMQFMQSRELGFDKGNTILVSVNKVPWMLRHERTEVYKTALLGISGVKHVSACNAVPGRTGWNGQFAYPEGRSKEDALSVEFIPVDADYVKTIGLQLSAGRDFLKGSKADEEESFIINEAAAAYFGWGNAANALGKKLSTSGKDGRVVGVLKDYHQHGLQESIRAVVLSPMANVNLFAVRYEGIAAGRMIENAKAAWDKVYSGYPMEYFFLDEDFQQQYKKEEKQQAFMAMAAVLAIVIGSMGLLGLVIYTAQRRVKEIGIRKVLGASVAGIVALLSFDLLKLVAWAVLLTVPLTWWLMHTWLQQFAYRVAISWWIFVVAGVVALLVALLTISIQAVRAALANPVNSLKSE; this comes from the coding sequence ATGATCAAGTCCTTTCTGCGAATCAGCTGGCGGAACACCTGGAAGAACCGCAGTTTCACATTGATCAGTCTCAGCAGTCTGATCCTGGGGATCACCCTTTTTTTCCTGATCAGTCTCTGGGCCCGGGATGAACTCAGTTTCGATGCTGGTTTCGCCAATGGTCCGGCCGTCTGCCGGGTGGAAACCCAGCTCATCACGCCTGATGGGGGCTCGGAAACCACGTCCACCGCAGGTTGGCCGGTGGGAAAACATTTGAGAGCGGATTATCCTGACATTGCATCGCTTACGTATCTCCGCAACTGGAGGCCCATCATCAAACATCAGCAGGCATTTTATTATGAAAAAGCATTGCTGGCCGATGAACATTTCTTTTCCGTTTTCGGTTACCCGCTGCAGGAAGGTTCTGCAGCTACAGCCCTGAAAGATCCCTTCTCCCTGGTGATCAGTGCAGCGCTGAAGGAAAAATATTTCGGTAGTGTGGATGCTCTCGGTAAAGTGCTGGTGCTGGATGATTCAGTCCAGTACAGGATCACAGGGGTATTCGGCGAATTACCGGAAAACTCCCATCTAAAATTCGACATGATCGGTTCCTTTGCCAGTTTCTGTTCCATGTACCCCTTGGATTGTGAACAGGAGTTCGCATCCGGCTGGTTCGATCTCAACGTATACAATTATGTAAAACTGCAAAACAGTAATTCCGTTTTGGCTACTCAGGCAAAGATCAGCAATCTGGTACTGGAAGCGGGAAAAGAAGCTGTAGCGTTCACCGGCTTCAAATCCACACTGAGCCTGCGTCCTGTGCAGGACATTTACCTGTACTCCGATGCATCCACTGCGGGCGGTCCTGTTGGCAGTATCAAAATGGTGAAGCTTTTTGGAGGCATTGGTCTGTTCATCCTGCTGATCGCCTGTTTGAATTTTATCAATCTCAGTACAGCCAAATCTGTTGAGCGGGCCAAAGAGATCGGCGTACAAAAAGTGCTGGGCAGCAGTAGGGGTAAACTGATCTTACAATTCCTCACTGAAGCTGCATTCCTCTGCTTGTTTGCGGCAGGCATCAGTCTTCTGCTTACCTTACTGTTACTGCAACCGTTCAATCAATTCACAGGAAAATCATTTACCTGGCTGGATATAATTTCATTATCAAATCTTTCAAGCCTGTTCTTCACCATACTGATATTGATCCCTCTTGCAGGATTCTATCCGGCGCTTGTGCTCAGCGGCTTCAAGCCCATCAGTGTTTTGAAAGGGAATTTTGGAAGAAGCAATTCCGGGGCATTGCTCAGGAAAGCACTGGTGATTACGCAGTTCATCATTTCGGCGGGACTGATAATGGCCACCATCATCATGTGGAGACAGATGCAATTTATGCAGAGCAGGGAATTAGGGTTTGATAAGGGGAATACCATTCTCGTGAGTGTAAACAAAGTTCCCTGGATGCTCCGGCATGAAAGAACAGAAGTATACAAAACTGCGCTGCTGGGTATTTCGGGCGTGAAGCATGTGAGCGCCTGCAATGCTGTGCCGGGCCGGACAGGATGGAATGGACAATTCGCATATCCGGAAGGAAGATCGAAGGAAGATGCGTTGTCGGTGGAATTCATTCCCGTGGATGCGGACTATGTAAAAACAATCGGCCTGCAATTGAGTGCGGGCAGGGATTTCCTCAAGGGGAGCAAAGCTGATGAAGAAGAATCCTTCATCATCAACGAGGCCGCTGCAGCTTATTTCGGATGGGGCAATGCGGCCAATGCACTGGGAAAGAAATTGTCTACTTCCGGTAAGGATGGAAGGGTAGTAGGTGTATTGAAAGATTACCATCAGCATGGGCTACAGGAATCCATCAGGGCTGTTGTGCTCAGCCCGATGGCCAATGTGAACCTGTTTGCAGTCAGGTATGAAGGCATTGCAGCGGGCAGGATGATAGAAAACGCCAAAGCAGCCTGGGATAAAGTGTATAGCGGCTACCCGATGGAATACTTTTTCCTGGATGAAGATTTTCAACAACAATATAAAAAGGAAGAAAAGCAACAGGCATTCATGGCGATGGCTGCGGTACTGGCCATTGTGATCGGGTCCATGGGATTACTGGGCCTTGTGATCTATACTGCACAAAGAAGAGTGAAAGAGATCGGCATCCGGAAAGTATTGGGCGCCAGCGTTGCCGGTATAGTTGCGTTGCTTTCATTCGACCTGCTCAAACTGGTTGCCTGGGCTGTACTGCTAACGGTGCCGCTCACCTGGTGGCTGATGCATACCTGGCTTCAGCAGTTTGCTTACCGTGTTGCTATCAGTTGGTGGATATTCGTTGTTGCAGGAGTGGTAGCGCTATTGGTGGCGTTGCTTACCATCAGTATCCAGGCTGTGCGCGCAGCACTCGCCAATCCGGTGAATAGTTTGAAAAGCGAATAA
- a CDS encoding peptidylprolyl isomerase, producing the protein MKNCLSALLLFISASVFAQETVVEKFQKIVTVQQAQQYIDANPQLKPALLKLSAGKDTTLIDKRLLRQKQGDIFSVGYVTYKVLEAKESIQFRASYIFLDGGSLTPSEIESLKKEIMQKINAGESWNALSDKYTMDGNKTKGDTDWFFGEYSFPKEFQDAVQKHNKGDVFFLDVADKDWHYIIKKTYDDDVKKDITVLRANGR; encoded by the coding sequence ATGAAAAATTGCCTTTCGGCCTTATTGCTGTTCATTTCGGCATCGGTATTTGCACAGGAGACGGTGGTAGAGAAATTCCAGAAGATCGTTACCGTTCAGCAGGCGCAACAGTATATTGATGCCAATCCACAACTCAAACCGGCCCTTCTTAAACTGTCTGCCGGAAAAGATACCACCCTGATCGATAAAAGATTGCTTCGCCAGAAACAAGGCGATATCTTCTCCGTTGGATATGTAACCTACAAAGTGCTGGAAGCAAAAGAATCCATTCAGTTCCGCGCCAGCTATATCTTCCTTGACGGCGGTTCCCTCACTCCTTCTGAAATTGAATCCCTGAAGAAAGAGATCATGCAGAAGATCAATGCAGGTGAATCATGGAACGCCCTCTCTGATAAATACACTATGGACGGCAACAAAACCAAGGGCGATACCGACTGGTTCTTTGGTGAATACAGTTTCCCCAAAGAATTCCAGGATGCTGTTCAGAAACATAATAAAGGTGATGTATTCTTTCTCGATGTAGCTGATAAAGACTGGCACTATATCATCAAAAAGACTTACGACGATGATGTAAAAAAAGACATTACCGTTCTGCGCGCCAATGGCCGCTAA